One stretch of Kiritimatiellaceae bacterium DNA includes these proteins:
- a CDS encoding NYN domain-containing protein, translating into MKDIETAKKIAVLIDAENAQCSVLAAVLNEISKHGHIVVKKAYGDWGSSHLRNWKQPLNELAINPVQQFSYTQGKNSSDAAMIIDAMDLLYTKQFDAFALVTSDSDFTKLASRLKESQIFVFGVGEGKTPTAFRNACDDFILTEVLQSPDEIKPEKSAGAKAPAAKTTRKPLSQDRKLVNVLHNAVVEYADADGWAVLSSCGSLIKRQYPDFDPRSYGCRTFTLLFEATGLFEVDRRSNGATKTVYVRDRKK; encoded by the coding sequence ATGAAGGACATTGAAACCGCCAAGAAGATCGCTGTATTGATTGATGCGGAGAATGCGCAATGCAGTGTGCTCGCCGCCGTGCTGAATGAAATTTCCAAACACGGACACATTGTTGTGAAGAAAGCCTATGGCGATTGGGGCAGCTCCCACTTGAGGAACTGGAAGCAACCGCTGAACGAGCTGGCGATCAATCCCGTGCAGCAGTTTTCGTACACGCAGGGCAAAAACTCCTCGGATGCAGCAATGATCATCGACGCCATGGATTTGCTTTATACCAAGCAATTCGATGCCTTTGCTTTAGTGACGAGCGATAGCGACTTCACCAAATTGGCATCGCGTCTGAAGGAGTCACAGATATTTGTCTTTGGTGTTGGTGAAGGAAAAACGCCGACTGCTTTCCGCAACGCATGCGACGATTTCATCCTGACTGAAGTGCTCCAGTCGCCCGACGAGATCAAGCCTGAAAAGAGCGCGGGGGCGAAGGCTCCAGCGGCAAAAACAACCCGGAAGCCGCTTAGCCAGGATCGCAAACTGGTGAATGTGTTGCACAATGCGGTCGTTGAATATGCCGATGCGGACGGATGGGCGGTTCTTTCTTCCTGCGGCAGTTTAATCAAGCGGCAGTATCCCGATTTCGATCCGCGTAGTTACGGATGTCGCACCTTCACGCTTCTTTTTGAGGCCACTGGTCTTTTTGAAGTTGATCGCCGCAGCAACGGCGCAACGAAAACGGTCTATGTGCGTGACCGTAAAAAGTAA
- a CDS encoding 50S ribosomal protein L18, whose translation MKVKNKSDYRKRRHLRLRNKVQGTAERPRMAVYVSNRYIYVQVIDDDAQKTLCSASSLGDKCTVETAKALGAKAAEAAKAQGVSKVVFDRGGFAFGSRMRALADSAREAGLQF comes from the coding sequence ATGAAGGTCAAAAACAAATCAGATTATCGGAAGCGCAGACATCTTCGTTTGCGGAACAAGGTACAGGGAACCGCCGAGCGTCCGCGCATGGCTGTCTATGTTTCCAACCGTTATATTTACGTGCAAGTCATCGACGACGATGCGCAAAAGACACTTTGCTCGGCTTCATCGCTGGGCGACAAGTGTACCGTCGAAACCGCCAAAGCGCTCGGCGCCAAGGCGGCCGAAGCGGCTAAAGCGCAGGGTGTGTCCAAAGTTGTGTTCGACCGCGGCGGTTTTGCTTTCGGATCGCGCATGCGTGCGCTGGCCGACAGTGCCCGCGAAGCCGGTCTGCAGTTTTAG
- the secY gene encoding preprotein translocase subunit SecY, which translates to MLSAFVNSFKIQELRQRILFTLGVIFLCRLLSSIPIAGVDFSMITSSIKNAAGNQGTGLLDMFNLFSGGAVQNCAVSALGIMPYISASIIIQLMTAVVPMLEKLAREGEAGRAKITQYTRYLTVVLCAFQGFLMARALEGGHLSQYFPAEVVRIPGFGFELLTTMTLVTGTLMLMWLGEQITARGIGNGISMIITVGIVSRMPSSIGAMISMFKPVDGVVRHSPFMAATMLVMVLAVIALVIAVTQAQQKIPVQYAKRVVGRKVYGGQHTFMPLRVNYAGVMPIIFAQSILMVPIYIFNKLPWAGARQIGAALSYGSGLYMASFGLMILFFSYFWVATQFNPVRIADDLKKGGGYIPGIRPGTPTAEFLDRTMTRITLAGAVFLTGIAVLPTIMGNQFGIPQMIASFFGGTSLLIIVGVMLDTMRQIESHLLMRHYDGFLKKGKLKSGRK; encoded by the coding sequence ATGCTTTCCGCCTTCGTCAACAGCTTTAAGATTCAGGAATTACGCCAGCGGATACTCTTCACTTTGGGCGTAATCTTTTTGTGCCGTTTGCTGTCCAGCATTCCGATTGCGGGTGTTGACTTCAGTATGATTACCAGCAGCATTAAAAATGCGGCCGGTAATCAGGGAACCGGCCTGCTGGATATGTTTAACCTTTTCAGCGGCGGCGCGGTTCAAAACTGTGCTGTCAGTGCGCTGGGAATTATGCCGTATATCAGCGCCTCAATTATTATTCAGCTGATGACCGCAGTTGTGCCGATGCTCGAAAAGCTGGCACGCGAAGGCGAGGCGGGTCGCGCGAAAATCACTCAGTACACCCGCTATCTTACAGTTGTGCTTTGCGCGTTTCAGGGGTTTTTGATGGCCCGCGCCCTTGAGGGCGGACACCTTAGCCAGTACTTTCCTGCAGAAGTCGTCCGTATTCCAGGTTTTGGATTTGAACTGCTTACCACCATGACACTGGTCACCGGCACTTTGATGCTGATGTGGCTCGGTGAACAAATTACTGCCCGCGGGATTGGTAACGGAATTTCTATGATCATCACAGTCGGGATCGTTAGCCGCATGCCGTCTTCGATCGGTGCAATGATCAGTATGTTCAAGCCGGTTGACGGAGTGGTTCGCCACTCTCCTTTCATGGCAGCCACCATGCTCGTTATGGTGCTGGCTGTGATTGCGCTGGTTATTGCGGTTACTCAGGCCCAGCAGAAGATTCCTGTGCAGTACGCCAAGCGTGTCGTCGGCCGCAAAGTTTACGGCGGACAGCACACCTTTATGCCGTTGCGCGTCAACTATGCCGGTGTTATGCCGATTATTTTTGCACAATCGATTCTGATGGTTCCAATTTATATCTTTAACAAATTGCCTTGGGCCGGTGCCAGGCAGATCGGTGCCGCGCTCAGTTATGGAAGCGGCCTTTACATGGCATCTTTCGGTCTCATGATTCTTTTCTTCTCCTACTTCTGGGTTGCCACACAGTTCAATCCCGTCCGGATTGCAGATGATTTGAAAAAAGGCGGCGGCTACATCCCAGGCATCCGCCCGGGGACACCGACTGCAGAATTTCTGGATCGCACCATGACCCGCATTACATTGGCTGGCGCTGTCTTTCTAACCGGTATTGCCGTTCTTCCCACCATCATGGGCAACCAGTTCGGTATTCCTCAAATGATCGCCTCATTCTTCGGCGGAACCAGCTTGCTGATCATTGTTGGCGTCATGCTCGACACCATGCGCCAGATTGAATCTCACTTGCTGATGCGCCACTACGACGGATTTCTGAAAAAAGGGAAGCTCAAGTCCGGAAGGAAGTAA
- the rplO gene encoding 50S ribosomal protein L15 has product MELHSLQPTKGSTHRRMRVGRGRASGKGKTSGRGHKGAYARSGHKHKPLFEGGQMPMARRIPKRGFKNVNRQVLAPVNVATLNAFEAGTSVTIDLLRQAGFVNGNWDGVKILGNGEITKKIAVKASAFSATAKEKIEAAGGSCETI; this is encoded by the coding sequence ATGGAACTGCACTCATTACAGCCAACAAAAGGTTCGACTCACCGGAGAATGCGCGTCGGTCGCGGACGGGCATCCGGAAAAGGTAAGACATCCGGACGCGGTCACAAAGGAGCTTATGCCCGCTCAGGACATAAACACAAACCGCTTTTCGAAGGTGGACAGATGCCGATGGCTCGCCGCATTCCTAAGCGCGGGTTTAAAAACGTCAACCGTCAGGTGCTTGCACCGGTTAACGTGGCTACGTTGAACGCGTTCGAAGCTGGCACGAGTGTCACCATCGACCTGCTTCGCCAAGCCGGGTTTGTTAATGGCAACTGGGACGGCGTAAAAATTCTTGGTAATGGCGAGATCACGAAAAAAATCGCGGTCAAAGCCAGCGCTTTTAGCGCCACGGCCAAGGAAAAGATCGAAGCTGCCGGTGGCAGCTGTGAAACAATCTGA
- the map gene encoding type I methionyl aminopeptidase, with product MIVIKTPLELDAMRRVNRMTARVRDELAAMVRPGITTLELGNAAFELIHKLGGVSAFHGYHGFPGQICVSVNDEVVHGIPGKRVIKEGDIVSIDTGITFGGFIGDTAVTVAAGKIDGEKKKLLEVTKAALDAGIAKAVAGNRLGDISHAIQTVVEAAGFSVVREFVGHGIGRDMHEDPQIPNFGNPGRGPKLKAGMTLAIEPMVNIGGPKVEVLEDKWTAVTKDGSASAHFEHTVAVGITAPEILTLP from the coding sequence ATGATCGTAATCAAAACCCCGCTTGAACTCGACGCCATGCGTCGTGTCAACCGTATGACCGCCCGCGTTCGCGATGAGCTCGCCGCCATGGTTCGCCCCGGCATCACCACACTCGAACTCGGTAATGCTGCCTTCGAACTCATTCACAAACTTGGCGGAGTCAGCGCATTTCACGGCTACCACGGCTTTCCCGGGCAAATCTGTGTTTCCGTAAACGACGAAGTCGTTCACGGTATTCCCGGCAAGCGGGTTATCAAAGAAGGCGATATCGTCAGTATAGACACCGGTATTACTTTCGGCGGATTTATCGGCGACACCGCCGTCACCGTTGCCGCCGGAAAAATTGACGGCGAAAAAAAGAAACTGCTCGAAGTCACCAAAGCCGCGCTCGACGCCGGAATTGCCAAAGCGGTTGCCGGTAACCGGCTCGGCGATATTTCTCACGCCATCCAAACCGTCGTTGAAGCGGCTGGTTTTTCCGTTGTACGAGAATTTGTCGGCCACGGCATCGGCCGCGACATGCACGAAGACCCGCAGATTCCAAACTTTGGAAATCCTGGGCGCGGCCCGAAGCTCAAAGCCGGAATGACGCTCGCGATTGAACCGATGGTTAATATCGGCGGACCGAAAGTCGAAGTGCTTGAAGACAAATGGACGGCTGTAACCAAAGACGGCAGTGCCTCCGCGCACTTCGAACACACCGTCGCCGTCGGCATCACCGCTCCCGAAATCCTCACGCTGCCCTGA
- the rpsE gene encoding 30S ribosomal protein S5 has translation MKSEFEERVVHINRNSKVVKGGRRFSFGALVVVGDGAGRVGYGLGKANEVADAIRKGGESAKRAMKPVVMKGTTIPHEITGEFGGAQVLLRPASEGTGVIAGGSCRAVLELAGVKDVLAKSLGSSNRLNVTKATMAALASLRSRESVFAARGK, from the coding sequence GTGAAATCCGAGTTCGAAGAACGCGTCGTTCACATTAACCGCAATTCAAAAGTGGTCAAAGGCGGACGCCGGTTCAGCTTCGGAGCGCTGGTTGTCGTCGGCGATGGAGCCGGACGGGTCGGTTACGGCCTCGGCAAAGCCAACGAAGTGGCCGATGCAATTCGTAAAGGCGGCGAAAGCGCCAAACGTGCGATGAAGCCAGTCGTTATGAAAGGCACAACCATTCCGCATGAAATAACGGGCGAATTCGGCGGCGCACAGGTTCTGTTGCGTCCCGCGTCTGAAGGTACCGGTGTAATTGCGGGCGGATCCTGCCGTGCCGTGCTGGAACTGGCCGGTGTTAAAGATGTGCTGGCCAAGTCGCTTGGCAGCAGCAACCGTTTGAATGTAACTAAGGCCACCATGGCAGCTCTCGCATCCCTGCGTTCGCGCGAGTCTGTGTTTGCGGCCCGCGGAAAATAA
- a CDS encoding adenylate kinase — MEAIILLGGPGAGKGTLADFLKKQTSYLHVSTGDMLRAAIQAGSSVGLEAKAFMEAGQLVPDSVILRIIEERISQEPAGTRFMFDGFPRTIEQAKGLDLLFKKRGGAINHVFNLAVPNEIILQRLTGRRICKTCGAVYHMTRRPSAKEGVCDMDAGELYQRADDSEATIRNRLDVYEKQTAPLIHYYQQQSLIRDIAAGGSAAETDALVLKVLTA, encoded by the coding sequence ATGGAAGCGATCATTCTCCTTGGCGGCCCGGGAGCCGGAAAGGGCACGCTGGCTGATTTTCTTAAAAAGCAGACCAGCTATCTGCATGTCTCTACCGGCGATATGCTTCGTGCGGCCATTCAGGCCGGCTCCTCTGTCGGTCTTGAAGCCAAAGCCTTCATGGAAGCCGGCCAGCTCGTTCCGGACTCCGTCATCCTGCGCATCATTGAAGAACGCATTTCACAGGAGCCGGCGGGAACCCGCTTTATGTTTGATGGATTTCCCCGCACCATTGAACAGGCGAAAGGTCTCGATCTGCTGTTTAAAAAGCGGGGCGGAGCCATCAACCACGTTTTTAATCTGGCCGTTCCGAACGAAATTATTTTGCAACGTCTTACCGGACGCCGCATCTGTAAAACCTGCGGGGCAGTTTACCATATGACCCGCCGTCCGTCGGCAAAAGAGGGCGTGTGCGATATGGATGCCGGCGAACTGTATCAGCGCGCCGACGACAGCGAAGCCACTATTCGAAACCGGCTCGATGTTTACGAAAAACAGACCGCTCCGCTGATTCACTATTATCAGCAGCAGAGCCTCATCCGCGACATTGCGGCGGGCGGCAGTGCAGCGGAAACCGATGCGCTTGTCCTTAAAGTGCTCACTGCGTAA